The Astatotilapia calliptera chromosome 14, fAstCal1.2, whole genome shotgun sequence genome includes a region encoding these proteins:
- the LOC113036885 gene encoding kelch repeat and BTB domain-containing protein 3, with translation MDENHDLSLCLTNTHNPCSSNSPPSSKPGSAPQCNGVSERRTMLRVSESHGLQLLGVLRSLRERGLLFDFTIKVQERSFPCHRCVLAACSDFFRAMFEVDMRERDDGSVTLGNQCPAAVASFLDFAYSGEALITDGNVDMLFQLASFLQVSVLSKACSDFLIGTMDLYNCLSLLSLAEGYGSASLLQSANEFVVQNFFELSKTQDFLDMQVNVLELCLRSDALNVPSEEAVVVSLLGWIRHDLPGRQKLMPGLLSLTRLHHLPAPSLKSLCDSDPLLCNDESCLALASEAQSRQTKHNGLLTDARPSTTQSYIYIHKTEENGEIRHTFCYCLETDQWKELGTGQEEGTTMMPDPPGSYLTSYAEKMFVTGGCQGNCCRAIRLHVAEPFHDATDEVWCFCPVTLTCTPAPAMLKPRTMHTAVTCLDRVYVIGGRTKGSRGGAPSLLEVEYYNPLAQTWRSVSPLPTAIFYPEASACGSVIYTLGSEVEITDSFNPSLDCFFCYDALQDQWSRLVAEFGQFFHATLVKAVSINKTLHLCDLSTYKVYSFCPETCVWKGEGSFECAGFNAGAVGMRDRIYILGGDYSPDEITDEVQVYYSGRSQWEEVAPMPKALTEFHCQLISFNRYRDPWGDTA, from the exons ATGGATGAAAATCATGACTTGTCCTTGTGTTTGACCAACACCCACAACCCCTGCAGCAGCAACAGCCCACCCAGCAGTAAACCTGGCAGTGCTCCACAATGCAACGGGGTCTCAGAGCGCCGGACAATGCTGCGGGTGTCTGAGTCCCATGGACTGCAGCTCCTGGGCGTGCTCAGATCGCTCAGGGAGAGAGGCTTGCTGTTTGACTTCACCATTAAGGTGCAGGAACGCAGCTTTCCCTGTCATCGCTGTGTTCTTGCAGCATGTAGTGATTTTTTCag GGCCATGTTTGAGGTGGATATGCGAGAGCGTGATGATGGTTCAGTAACGCTGGGTAATCAGTGTCCAGCAGCGGTGGCTTCTTTCCTGGACTTTGCCTACTCTGGGGAGGCGCTCATCACTGATGGCAACGTAGACATGTTGTTTCAGCTCGCCTCTTTTCTGCAG GTGTCTGTCCTGTCCAAAGCATGCAGCGACTTCCTGATAGGAACCATGGATCTTTAtaactgtctgtctctcttgtcTCTGGCTGAGGGATACGGCTCAGCCTCTCTCCTGCAAAGTGCCAATGAGTTTGTGGTCCAGAACTTCTTTGAACTCTCCAAAACGCAGGACTTCCTGGATATGCAG GTTAATGTCTTGGAGTTGTGCCTCAGGTCAGATGCTCTAAACGTGCCCAGTGAGGAGGCAGTGGTGGTGTCGCTCCTTGGATGGATTCGCCATGATCTCCCAGGAAGACAGAAGCTGATGCCGGGATTGCTGTCTCTGACCCGGCTGCACCATCTTCCTGCACCTTCACTAAAG TCTCTGTGTGATTCTGACCCTCTCCTCTGCAACGATGAGTCCTGTCTCGCCCTTGCGTCAGAAGCCCAGAGCAGACAGACAAAGCACAATGGCCTGCTCACTGATGCCAGGCCTTCCACCACGCAGAGTTATATCTACATCCACAAGACAGAGGAAAATGGAGAGATCCGGCACACCTTCTGCTACTGTCTGGAAACAGACCAGTGGAAAGAGCTGGGCACAGGGCAAGAAGAGGGGACAACTATGATGCCAGATCCACCAGGATCTTACCTTACCAGCTATGCTGAGAAG ATGTTTGTCACAGGTGGTTGCCAGGGAAATTGCTGCCGGGCGATACGCCTCCACGTGGCTGAACCTTTCCATGATGCCACTGATGAGGTTTGGTGCTTCTGTCCCGTGACCTTAACCTGCACACCTGCACCTGCCATGCTTAAGCCCAGAACCATGCACACAGCTGTAACGTGCCTGGATCGAGTGTATGTCATTGGAGGACGGACCAAGGGATCCAGAGGGGGGGCTCCCAGTCTGCTGGAG GTGGAGTATTATAACCCTTTGGCTCAAACCTGGCGCTCTGTCAGTCCACTTCCCACTGCTATCTTCTACCCTGAGGCCAGTGCTTGTGGCAGTGTAATCTATACGCTGGGGTCAGAGGTGGAGATCACAGACTCCTTTAACCCCTCACTCGACTGCTTCTTCTGCTATGACGCCCTGCAGGACCAGTGGAGCCGCCTGGTGGCAGAGTTTGGCCAGTTCTTCCACGCTACACTGGTCAAGGCTGTGTCAATTAATAAAACACTGCACCTCTGTGACTTATCTACATACAAA gtcTACAGTTTTTGCCCAGAGACCTGCGTCTGGAAGGGTGAAGGATCATTTGAATGCGCTGGGTTCAATGCCGGAGCAGTGGGCATGAGGGACAGAATCTACATTCTGGGCGGAGACTATTCACCTGATGAAATCACTGATGAGGTTCAG GTGTACTACAGTGGGAGGAGTCAATGGGAGGAAGTGGCACCCATGCCCAAAGCACTCACAGAGTTCCACTGCCAGCTCATCAGCTTCAACAGATATAGAGACCCGTGGGGTGATACAGCATAA
- the LOC113036886 gene encoding sarcolipin, with the protein MDRSVQELFLNFMIVLITVLLMWLLVKSYQD; encoded by the coding sequence ATGGATCGCTCGGTGCAGGAGCTGTTCCTCAACTTCATGATCGTCTTAATCACTGTGCTGCTGATGTGGTTGCTGGTGAAATCTTACCAGGACTAA
- the alkbh8 gene encoding alkylated DNA repair protein alkB homolog 8: MDASEENNVKAVRRSKEEKKLLRKQIKASHTLLKHEGIHTTPQLTRSLVVANGGLGNSVSREELSAALKETGEVESLLMPPHKPYAFVTYSCEESALKAYTHLNGQKLQCGESSVMLYLAYVNSVTYEEEASVPLPEGLVLLEDFVSPEEEALLLAAVDWSSTNEDVTAQKALKHRRVKHYGFEFRYDNNNVDKDKPLPAGIPAECLPVLERCLRNGQINVMPDQLTVNQYESGQGIPPHVDTHSAFEDTILSLSLGAKTVMEFRHPDGRVVAVVLPGRSLLVMKSESRYLWTHGITPRKFDMVPACEQQSPDHVTPEPGTRSNLTLSKRGTRTSFTFRKIRPEPCRCAFPSACDSQGAPSTLSPSTPSPPALPCCHADAARLEEEYVHRVYDAIASHFSSTRHSPWPRVCHFLSSLPPGSVLADVGCGNGKYLGVNPEMIAVGCDRSSALVQICAERGFHAFVSDALNVPLRTASCDACISIAVIHHFSTEERRLAAMRELVRLLKPGGHALIYVWAFEQEYNKQRSKYLKDHNKEHNGKENLTKSTSEDRREPHGKSAIQNSGHLEEGYEPVGKVTDGKLSVHTNRTAFNTQDLLVPWHLKEGKKPGEEESGDGVKRNKRKEKSKKVLTNQTRTDSNPGLSPGFDASMSPGLRLDTDDATHSPGSKPSPSGTTQTSSSHLKSESESHLTAVFHRYYHVFHQGELEQLCSQVDGVKVQSSYHDQGNWCVILEKD; this comes from the exons ATGGATGCTAGTGAGGAAAACAACGTGAAGGCCGTCAGGAGaagtaaagaagagaaaaaacttctcagaaaacaaattaaagccagtcacacattactgaagcatgAAGGCATCCATACGACCCCGCAGCTTACCAGG AGTCTGGTGGTGGCTAATGGTGGCCTGGGGAACAGCGTTAGTCGAGAGGAGCTCTCGGCAGCGCTGAAAGAGACGGGAGAAGTGGAGAGCCTGCTCATGCCTCCCCATAAGCCCTATGCTTTTGTCACATACAG TTGTGAAGAGAGTGCTCTAAAAGCGTACACCCACCTTAATGGACAGAAGCTGCAGTGCGGAGAGAGCAGCGTCATGCTCTACCTCGCTTATGTCAACTCAG TGACCTATGAGGAGGAAGCATCCGTCCCATTGCCAGAGGGTTTAGTTCTGCTGGAGGATTTTGTGTCCCCAGAAGAAGAAGCTCTGCTGCTTGCTGCTGTAGACTGGTCATCCACTAATGAGGATGTTACAG CGCAAAAAGCTCTGAAGCACAGAAGAGTGAAACATTATGGCTTTGAATTTCGCTACGACAACAACAATGTGGATAAGGACAAGCCATTACCTGCAG GTATCCCTGCGGAGTGTTTACCTGTTCTGGAGCGTTGTTTAAGAAATGGACAGATCAACGTTATGCCAGACCAGCTGACTGTAAATCAGTATGAATCTGGACAGG GTATTCCTCCTCATGTGGACACTCACTCTGCCTTTGAGGACACCATCCTGTCTCTGAGCCTGGGGGCAAAG acgGTGATGGAGTTCCGACATCCTGATGGTCGTGTTGTTGCTGTGGTGCTGCCTGGACGGAGCCTGCTGGTCATGAAGAGCGAGAGCAGATATCTCTGGACTCATGG GATCACTCCTCGTAAGTTTGACATGGTGCCGGCCTGTGAGCAGCAATCCCCCGATCATGTGACGCCTGAACCTGGAACACGTAGCAATCTGACTCTGAGCAAGAGGGGCACACGCACTTCTTTCACTTTCCGCAAGATCAGGCCTGAACCCTGCCGCTGTG CCTTCCCCTCTGCCTGTGACAGTCAGGGAGCTCCTTCAACACTCTCGCCCTCTACGCCGTCCCCTCCCGCGCTTCCATGTTGCCATGCCGATGCAGCCCGTCTAGAGGAGGAGTATGTGCACCGGGTGTACGACGCTATCGCCTCCCACTTCAGCAGCACCCGCCACTCCCCCTGGCCTCGCGTTTGCCACTTCCTGTCCTCGCTCCCACCGGGTAGCGTACTAGCTGATGTGGGCTGCGGAAATGGGAAATACCTGGGCGTAAACCCAGAGATGATTGCA gTGGGATGTGATCGTAGCAGCGCTCTCGTCCAAATTTGTGCAGAGAGGGGTTTCCACGCATTTGTTTCTGATGCTCTGAATGTTCCTCTGCGAACAGCCTCCTGTGACGCTTGCATCTCTATAGCCGTCATACACCATTTCTCCACAGAG gaGCGGCGGCTAGCAGCTATGAGAGAGTTGGTGAGACTTCTAAAGCCTGGAGGTCATGCACTCATCTATGTTTGGGCTTTTGAACAAGAGTACAACAAGCAGAGGTCTAAGTACCTCAAAGACCACAACAAAGAGCAtaatgggaaggaaaacctTACTAAAAGCACATCCGAAGACAGACGGGAGCCTCATGGGAAATCGGCTATCCAGAATAGCGGACATTTAGAAGAAGGCTACGAACCTGTTGGCAAAGTGACTGATGGCAAGCTTAGTGTGCACACAAACCGCACAGCCTTTAACACCCAGGACCTTTTAGTTCCCTGGCATctgaaagaggggaaaaaaccagGGGAGGAAGAGTCAGGAGATGGTGtgaaaaggaataaaagaaagGAGAAGTCTAAAAAGGTTTTAACTAACCAAACCAGAACTGACAGTAACCCTGGTCTCAGTCCAGGTTTTGATGCAAGTATGTCTCCTGGATTAAGACTTGACACTGATGACGCCACTCACAGCCCAGGCTCTAAGCCCAGTCCGAGTGGCACCACTCAGACCTCGAGTTCTCATCTGAAATCAGAGTCTGAGAGCCATCTAACCGCCGTCTTTCACCGCTATTATCATGTCTTCCACCAGGGGGAGCTGGAACAGCTGTGCAGCCAGGTGGATGGAGTCAAGGTACAGAGCAGCTACCATGACCAGGGTAACTGGTGTGTTATATTAGAGAAGGACTGA